A region of the Deinococcus misasensis DSM 22328 genome:
TTTGCTTGTTTGCTCGTGCCAGTTCTCTGGTGATCATGGCAGCTCCAACCAGATTGGCCACCACCACCAAACCAAAACCGGCCAACATGATTTTTTCTGATTGACTCAAACTCATGTCATTCCTTTCCGGACCACTTGTCCCATGCCACGGTATGCAGGTCCAGAGGGAGCCTTTTGGCCACTTCCAGAACCCGTTTGGTGTACACGTAGCTCTTGTGACCACACTCCGCTTTCCAAACGCTGTACGTTTCAAACTGTGGTCCAGGACATCCCAGCTGCAAGGCCTGCTGGAACCCTCCATAACCCATCCCGTAAATGCGTAGACAGTCCACCACAGACTTTCTGGCCTCCGGGAAGCTTCTCCGGATGTACTTCATGTACTTCAGGCCGATCCTGATGGCATCCTCATAGCTGAGGGGTGGCCAGTGCTCACCGACCTGCTGGGCTGCAACTGCAGTCACCTGCAGGGGCCCGACCGCGCCGGCACCATTTGGGGTCATGGCCGGCCTGCAACCACTTTCAGCGAACGCATGCCCGATCGCAAGGTCCAGA
Encoded here:
- a CDS encoding lytic transglycosylase domain-containing protein — translated: MDRKNLTPYLVVGGILVGMALLPKATTVTKANLPRKVDDPVLPDPDPPKPGVPSGPKLRRYVDGVDKRPISNLYSRPRDKQAKAVQMGIYQAGYNMSQLKTMQDWMDVVAKETSGALMYKLALAFIAQCEKEKFPLDLAIGHAFAESGCRPAMTPNGAGAVGPLQVTAVAAQQVGEHWPPLSYEDAIRIGLKYMKYIRRSFPEARKSVVDCLRIYGMGYGGFQQALQLGCPGPQFETYSVWKAECGHKSYVYTKRVLEVAKRLPLDLHTVAWDKWSGKE